In Hydractinia symbiolongicarpus strain clone_291-10 chromosome 4, HSymV2.1, whole genome shotgun sequence, the following proteins share a genomic window:
- the LOC130641137 gene encoding Golgi integral membrane protein 4-like, with amino-acid sequence MSLYRRGNTGVLLISIGGLLLLCYCYYSMSDLTETVDRKERELRKQIRNGKTLREQLKVVYQHTSKLEDALKNERENHKETKQELMVKVEMFTHNLTKTKHEAMNRFNALDTDYKMAKANHEEMKQNYLALQQTYSRLSTEHTRLSAEYKEDYRKLKDSKESESISLQSRVQELYNQRVQYQELAKRFEENYKSTVDRLEQVTELARQYQDRVKLYAKEVRNVKNELTVCRFGSSNNYTRTGDKKNTPDQLDRDDAKLDELENISKNLTSSKNDRALEDTRDVNSLPKDNGLKPSISDTMSTVASVPADDAIVKRVFAGVTEKKPQELDNSVSERNRDEVLESNANQFINKQRQLFKDGLPGARKYDHQGSDDEKTVKEETSKLTEDDVIRKKYGNNRYVVNEIIRGKDEEPTIKENSRYRQLASDDKDKLSPLAQAQQEETQEKQSLYQSTIQPIAQKDDHFEEENQKIREDRNIRPIKKIGGLIDGGQKIKFNSDTDYTLKDLKEPKNVQALEAKARVNQLKPPSKDIANEENKVKPIAQMMIAPKQQMPIPNKRMPGLFKKFLRPRIMKSKDDFVNKKTGVYEQKDISNENDENKLSQLNKPMIQNKFEANNNKDERMDVKGVTLEDDENGDQNLDHQAGQQNVQGGDDDSDERDVEQEET; translated from the exons ATGAGCCTGTACAGGAGAGGAAATACAGGTGTGCTTCTAATTTCCATTGGTGGCTTGTTGTTGCTTTGTTACTGTTATTACAGTATGAGCGATTTGACAGAAACGGTTGACCGAAAGGAAAGAGAGCTGAGGAAACAAATAAGAAATGGCAAAACTTTACGAGAACAACTTAAAG TTGTGTACCAGCACACATCGAAACTAGAAGATGCGTTAAAAAATGAACGGGAGAATCATAAAGAGACAAAGCAAG AATTAATGGTTAAGGTGGAAATGTTTACACAcaatttaacaaaaacaaag CATGAGGCAATGAACAGATTCAATGCACTGGATACAGATTATAAGATGGCGAAA GCCAACCATGAAGAAATGAAGCAGAACTACCTTGCTTTGCAGCAAACTTATTCAAGATTGAGCACCGAACATACTCGCCTGTCTGCTGAATATAAAGAAGATTATAGAAAGTTAAAGGATTCCAAAGAAAGCGAATCGATCAGTCTGCAAA GTCGAGTGCAAGAGTTATATAATCAAAGAGTCCAGTACCAAGAATTAGCGAAACGTTTTGAAGAAAACTACAAAAGCACTGTG GATCGCTTGGAACAAGTTACCGAGCTTGCGCGGCAATATCAAGACCGAGTGAAGTTATACGCTAAAGAAGTACGAAATGTCAAA aatgaACTTACTGTTTGTAGATTTGGCTCAAGTAATAACTACACAC GTACCGGAGATAAGAAAAACACTCCAGATCAGTTGGATCGGGATGATGCTAAGCTTGATGAGTTGgaaaatatttcgaaaaatCTGACATCCTCAAAAAATGACCGTGCATTAGAGGATACACGTGATGTAAATTCATTACCTAAAGATAATGGTTTAAAACCATCAATTAGCGACACTATGTCAACTGTAGCATCGGTTCCTGCAGATGACGCGATTGTTAAACGAGTTTTTGCCGGAGTAACCGAGAAAAAACCTCAAGAACTTGATAATTCAGTCAGCGAGAGAAACCGAGACGAAGTATTAGAGAGCAATGCCAATCagtttataaataaacaaagaCAATTATTTAAAGACGGTTTACCTGGAGCAAGAAAATATGACCATCAAGGTAGTGATGACGAGAAAACCGTTAAAGAAGAAACTTCGAAATTGACTGaagatgacgtcatcagaaaaAAGTACGGGAATAATAGGTACGTAGTTAACGAAATAATACGAGGAAAAGACGAAGAACCGACTATCAAAGAAAACAGCCGGTACCGTCAACTTGCCAGCGATGATAAAGATAAGTTAAGCCCGTTAGCACAGGCGCAACAAGAagaaacacaagaaaaacaatCTTTATATCAGTCAACTATACAACCCATCGCGCAGAAAGATGATCATTTTGAAGAAGAAAACCAAAAAATCAGAGAGGACAGAAACATTCGACCAATAAAGAAAATTGGTGGGTTGATCGATGGAggacagaaaataaaatttaattccgATACAGACTATACATTAAAAGACCTTAAAGAACCTAAAAATGTACAGGCTTTAGAAGCGAAAGCTAGAGTTAATCAATTAAAACCACCCTCCAAAGATATAGCCAATGAAGAAAACAAGGTAAAACCTATAGCGCAGATGATGATAGCCCCGAAACAACAAATGCCCATTCCGAATAAACGTATGCCTGGTCTTTTCAAGAAGTTTCTTCGCCCGAGAATAATG aaAAGCAAGGACGATTTCGTTAATAAAAAAACCGGCGTATATGAGCAGAAAGATATCTCAAATGAAAATGATGAAAATAAGCTTTCGCAATTGAACAAACCAATGATTCAGAATAAATTTGAAGCGAACAACAACAAAGATGAAAGAATGGATGTGAAAGGTGTCACGCTTGAAGATGACGAGAATGGGGATCAGAATCTTGATCATCAAGCTGGACAACAGAATGTACAAGGTGGCGATGATGATAGTGATGAGCGAGATGTTGAACAGGAAGAAACATGA
- the LOC130641138 gene encoding zinc finger MYND domain-containing protein 12-like translates to MTLNPLANPKGVKLCCELCSKPAFIFCTKCRVTYYCDAEHQAIDWIGIHEKICQLLIPLRMPVPFISGSEKERQYQKQQQNLRQKQMIELTQTAGQKLLFEGKYEYAIPAAMQSLKFSIAVYGLDSIHLVPSYLILGEACIGLGRLKQAEDYLSQAQWTVLKTPECENDIKSRLYRNLGMMYATQGNDDEALRYLAEDIYHASLAFGPDDIRTSGGYFHMANVFYRKDKLDVAFSLYSQLTTMWYDHLLMLVKQRIRVPPPPTGIGPTQGTQQDEDFDFLDEAEGAEAVQILNAILEVREKQSSSTPSVLLKVYFTLAMLYLVLQDKTLAKKFSEKATEMASKGVSMEAGQSRVMMEVQKAIKSS, encoded by the exons atgacaCTGAATCCTCTTGCAAATCCTAAAGGAGTTAAGCTGTGCTGTGAACTATGTTCGAAGCCAGCTTTTATATTTTGCACCAAATGTCGAGTAACCTATTACTG TGATGCAGAACATCAAGCAATAGATTGGATTGGTATTCATGAAAAAATTTGTCAACTTCTAATACCCTTACGAATGCCTGTTCCTTTTATCAGTGGTTCTGAAAAAGAAAGACAATATCAAAAGCAACAGCAAAACTTAAGACAG aaacaaatgattgaattaaCTCAAACTGCTGGTCAAAAGTTATTGTTTGAAGGGAAGTATGAGTATGCTATACCAGCTGCTATGCAATCCCTGAAATTCTCAATAGCAGTGTATGGATTGGACAGTATTCATTTGGTTCCTTCCTATCTTATCCTTGGAGAAGCATGCATTG GGCTTGGCCGTCTGAAACAAGCTGAAGATTACTTATCCCAAGCTCAATGGACTGTCTTGAAAACACCTGAATGTGAAAATGATATTAAATCAAGATTGTATCGAAATCTTGGAATGATGTATGCGACACAAGGCAATGATGACGAGGCCTTGAGATATTTAGCTGAAGAT atcTATCATGCGTCGTTAGCATTTGGGCCTGATGATATTCGTACGTCAGGAGGATATTTTCACATGGCAAATGTGTTTTACCGCAAAGATAAGCTTGATGTTGCATTCTCATTGTATTCACAG CTGACTACTATGTGGTACGATCACTTGTTGATGTTGGTCAAACAAAGAATTCGCGTTCCACCTCCACCAACGGGGATTGGACCAACACAAGGAACACAGCAAGACGAGGATTTTGATTTTCTTG ATGAAGCCGAGGGGGCTGAAGCTGTTCAGATTTTAAATGCAATTCTTGAAGTGCGTGAAAAGCAATCTTCCTCAACACCAAGTGTATTGCTGAAAGTTTACTTTACACTAGCCATGTTATACCTTGTGTTGCAAGACAAAACTTTA gcAAAAAAGTTTTCTGAGAAAGCTACAGAAATGGCTAGTAAAGGAGTATCAATGGAAGCTGGTCAGTCACGAGTCATGATGGAAGTTCAAAAAGCTATCAAGAGTAGTTAA